The following proteins are co-located in the Dyadobacter chenwenxiniae genome:
- a CDS encoding DUF4494 domain-containing protein, translating to MASWYLGKIRYQKEDEAGSLKTINEVYLVDAVSYTESEARLYKQIVTGASEFSVMSISRMRLADLFAFEEGEQWFKAKVIYFSVDEKSGKEKKIVNYMLVNADGIQQALDRINESMRNFLIPYETTDIVLTPILDVFPYTAEEDEQEIPANMRPLSEVKAERAEAIPE from the coding sequence ATGGCGAGCTGGTATTTAGGGAAAATTCGGTATCAAAAAGAGGATGAGGCAGGGAGTCTTAAAACAATCAATGAGGTTTATCTGGTAGACGCCGTTTCATATACAGAGTCTGAGGCCAGGCTTTACAAGCAAATTGTAACCGGCGCCAGCGAGTTCAGCGTGATGAGCATTTCGCGTATGCGGCTTGCGGATTTGTTCGCATTTGAGGAAGGAGAGCAGTGGTTTAAAGCAAAAGTGATCTACTTTTCAGTGGATGAGAAAAGCGGTAAGGAGAAGAAAATCGTGAATTATATGCTTGTGAACGCGGATGGCATCCAGCAAGCGCTCGACAGGATCAATGAAAGCATGCGTAATTTCCTGATCCCTTACGAGACTACGGATATTGTCTTAACACCGATTCTGGATGTTTTCCCATACACCGCAGAAGAGGACGAGCAAGAAATCCCAGCCAATATGCGCCCGCTATCAGAAGTAAAAGCAGAAAGAGCAGAAGCAATTCCAGAATAA
- a CDS encoding phosphatidate cytidylyltransferase → MRERLTSLNNLQQRTITALAGVFVIISCILYNELTFLLLFCTISSLTQLEFYKLLGLDGNQPLTYYGTFCGTVMILLAYLIEQDIVPFENYFIISPLLSMIFFIKLYKKNDLKPFTNIGFTFLGIIYVALPFALIIVMAMRGGNYNYEIVLGSLLLLWASDIGGYFAGTKFGKRKLFERISPKKSWEGAMGSAVFAAFIAFVLGYYFRTFEPWKWYCIGAIIVVVGTYGDLVESLFKRSIAIKDSGSSIPGHGGFLDRFDGLLLSAPFIVTFLKLFS, encoded by the coding sequence ATGAGGGAGCGCTTAACGAGTCTGAATAATTTACAGCAAAGGACCATTACCGCGCTGGCGGGGGTATTTGTGATCATAAGTTGCATTCTTTACAATGAATTGACCTTTCTGCTCCTTTTTTGCACCATCAGCTCGCTCACCCAACTAGAATTTTACAAGCTCTTGGGCCTGGATGGAAATCAGCCGCTGACATATTATGGAACATTCTGTGGCACAGTCATGATATTACTTGCGTATCTCATAGAGCAAGACATTGTGCCATTTGAAAATTACTTCATAATCAGCCCGTTGCTATCGATGATATTCTTTATTAAGCTGTATAAAAAGAATGACCTGAAACCTTTTACCAACATTGGTTTCACGTTTCTGGGCATAATATATGTGGCTTTACCCTTTGCGCTCATCATTGTGATGGCCATGCGGGGTGGAAACTATAATTATGAGATCGTGCTGGGAAGCCTGCTTTTGCTTTGGGCTTCTGACATCGGCGGTTATTTTGCCGGGACGAAATTTGGAAAAAGAAAGCTGTTTGAACGCATTTCCCCAAAGAAATCATGGGAAGGCGCCATGGGAAGTGCGGTCTTTGCGGCTTTTATCGCGTTTGTGCTCGGTTATTATTTCCGTACCTTCGAACCCTGGAAATGGTATTGTATCGGGGCTATTATCGTGGTGGTAGGCACTTACGGCGATCTGGTAGAGTCGCTTTTTAAGCGGAGCATTGCCATTAAGGACTCGGGAAGTAGTATTCCTGGTCACGGAGGCTTTTTAGATCGGTTTGACGGTCTGCTCCTTTCTGCTCCGTTTATCGTTACTTTTTTGAAGCTCTTTTCCTGA
- a CDS encoding Uma2 family endonuclease — protein MDMPMPVTMKMGDLMSEEEFFQFCQMNDTLEFERDSQGNIILMSPTGSFTGKFNVRFIAHLSQWSEAAQLGEVFDSSTGFTLPNGAVRSPDASFVTSEKWDALSEDQQETFAPICPDFVIEIRSKSDELKYLLDKMKEYIANGCKLGWLIDRLENKVHIYKAGQSVVIHDSLDVILSGEEILPGFSLNPGSLLK, from the coding sequence ATGGACATGCCAATGCCGGTGACAATGAAGATGGGAGACCTGATGAGTGAGGAAGAATTCTTCCAGTTTTGCCAAATGAACGACACACTAGAGTTCGAAAGGGACTCGCAAGGAAATATTATACTTATGTCTCCAACAGGATCATTTACAGGGAAATTTAATGTACGATTCATTGCTCATTTATCTCAATGGAGCGAAGCTGCACAACTCGGTGAAGTTTTCGATTCTTCAACCGGCTTTACATTGCCAAATGGAGCAGTCAGATCGCCGGATGCTTCATTCGTAACCAGTGAGAAATGGGATGCACTCTCAGAAGACCAGCAGGAAACTTTCGCCCCCATTTGCCCTGATTTTGTGATTGAAATCCGGTCTAAATCCGATGAGCTGAAATATTTACTAGATAAGATGAAAGAATACATTGCCAATGGTTGTAAACTCGGTTGGTTAATCGATCGTCTGGAGAATAAGGTTCACATTTACAAAGCAGGCCAATCGGTCGTCATTCACGATTCATTGGATGTAATACTTTCTGGTGAGGAAATTCTGCCTGGTTTTTCTTTAAACCCTGGTTCACTACTTAAATGA
- a CDS encoding OmpA family protein, translating to MERLYVILVSAVITFCSGTAFAQIRISEPGRVVERQAENRANRKIDQAVDKGFDSVEEGIGNLFKKKDKKAKETEGAKPDANADTKSGSEASSDISNEATAESGTPAKAAKPSLKSYSKFDFIPGEKVVAVEDFAQDAVGDFPAKWNTNSSGEVVTIEGTEGKWLMLGPEGVFYPEFVNKLPENFTLEFNLATTSEFSFYSGYLRTIIAEVATPAKDFANWKGFDGGKKNGIELGLHPKDAGGSQGLAMFNVFGEEDASSIMKNEKSFPAFHVPEHNVVKVSVWRQKGRMRLYVDDYKVWDLPRAFNPEKNYNFIAFSNQGYHEEANRYFISNLRIAVGAPDTRSKLITEGKFSTTGILFDVNSANIKPESYGVLKDIANVLTENGTVKVKIIGHTDSDGDDGSNLALSKKRSEAVKEALSRDFSVDKGRLETDGKGESEPATPNTTSEGKANNRRVEFVKL from the coding sequence ATGGAAAGATTATATGTCATACTCGTCTCGGCAGTTATTACTTTTTGTTCAGGGACAGCATTTGCGCAGATACGGATCAGCGAACCCGGACGGGTGGTGGAAAGACAGGCAGAAAACCGGGCTAACCGGAAGATTGATCAGGCGGTTGACAAAGGTTTTGACTCGGTGGAAGAAGGGATTGGTAATCTCTTTAAAAAGAAAGACAAGAAAGCAAAGGAAACGGAAGGCGCAAAACCTGATGCAAATGCTGATACGAAGTCTGGAAGTGAAGCTTCATCTGATATTAGTAATGAGGCAACTGCGGAGAGCGGAACACCTGCAAAAGCCGCAAAGCCAAGTTTGAAATCATATAGTAAGTTTGACTTTATTCCTGGTGAAAAAGTAGTGGCGGTGGAGGATTTCGCACAGGATGCCGTGGGCGACTTTCCGGCTAAGTGGAACACCAATTCATCCGGTGAGGTCGTTACCATTGAAGGAACCGAGGGTAAATGGCTGATGCTAGGCCCGGAAGGCGTTTTTTATCCTGAATTTGTAAATAAACTTCCTGAAAATTTCACGCTGGAATTCAATCTGGCCACAACATCCGAATTCAGTTTTTATTCGGGTTATTTAAGGACTATTATTGCCGAAGTAGCCACTCCGGCCAAGGATTTCGCCAATTGGAAAGGGTTTGATGGAGGCAAAAAGAACGGAATCGAGCTAGGCTTGCATCCCAAGGACGCGGGCGGCAGCCAGGGGTTGGCCATGTTCAATGTCTTTGGCGAAGAGGACGCTTCCTCGATCATGAAAAATGAAAAGAGTTTTCCAGCTTTCCACGTGCCCGAGCATAATGTTGTAAAAGTGTCGGTATGGCGGCAAAAAGGCCGTATGCGCCTTTATGTAGACGATTATAAAGTTTGGGATTTGCCGCGTGCATTCAATCCCGAGAAAAATTACAACTTCATAGCATTCTCCAACCAGGGTTATCACGAGGAAGCGAACCGTTATTTTATTTCAAACCTGCGCATTGCTGTGGGCGCGCCCGATACGAGGAGTAAGCTGATCACCGAAGGTAAATTTTCTACAACGGGCATTTTGTTCGATGTAAACTCTGCCAATATCAAACCGGAATCCTACGGCGTGCTCAAAGACATTGCCAATGTGCTGACAGAAAACGGCACGGTTAAAGTCAAAATTATAGGCCATACCGATAGTGACGGTGATGATGGCAGCAATTTAGCATTATCGAAAAAGCGCTCCGAGGCGGTGAAAGAAGCATTGTCGAGGGATTTTTCGGTTGACAAAGGCCGTTTGGAAACGGACGGAAAAGGCGAGAGCGAACCGGCGACGCCCAACACAACGTCGGAAGGGAAGGCCAATAATCGCAGGGTGGAGTTTGTGAAATTGTAA
- a CDS encoding UDP-2,3-diacylglucosamine diphosphatase, whose amino-acid sequence MNFHFEKKTIHLQDGRRAYFSSDYHLGVPTPAQSREREKRVVSWLESIQHDAQVVFLVGDIFDFWFEYKKAVPKGFVRLFGKLAELSDKGIELIIFTGNHDMWMSGYLTEEVGAVIYRNPVSFTFNTKGISKSVLVGHGDGLGPGDDTYKFLKKVFENSFFQMIFRIVHPDVGMWIAMEWSKRSRIANVNKGEERFMGADHEWLFQYCREVEQTQHHDFYIFGHRHLVLDMQVNARSRYINLGEWVTQQHFATFDGINVALRKFDPAVV is encoded by the coding sequence ATGAACTTTCACTTTGAGAAAAAGACGATTCACTTGCAAGATGGCCGCCGCGCCTATTTTTCATCTGATTATCATCTTGGCGTCCCCACCCCTGCACAAAGCCGCGAACGGGAAAAACGCGTTGTCAGCTGGCTCGAATCTATCCAGCACGATGCACAGGTCGTTTTTTTAGTAGGCGATATTTTTGATTTTTGGTTCGAATACAAAAAGGCGGTTCCTAAGGGTTTTGTGCGGTTGTTCGGCAAGCTTGCGGAGCTTTCAGATAAAGGAATTGAACTGATTATTTTCACCGGAAACCACGATATGTGGATGTCGGGTTACCTGACGGAGGAAGTGGGTGCAGTGATTTATCGGAATCCCGTCTCGTTTACATTCAATACAAAAGGCATTTCCAAGAGCGTATTGGTAGGTCACGGCGATGGATTAGGGCCTGGCGACGACACTTACAAGTTTTTGAAAAAGGTTTTTGAAAACAGCTTTTTTCAAATGATCTTCCGGATCGTGCATCCCGATGTGGGCATGTGGATTGCAATGGAATGGTCGAAAAGAAGCCGGATTGCCAATGTTAACAAAGGCGAGGAGCGATTTATGGGTGCGGACCACGAATGGTTATTCCAATATTGCCGGGAAGTGGAGCAAACGCAGCACCATGATTTCTATATTTTCGGGCACCGGCATCTGGTGCTGGATATGCAGGTCAATGCGCGGTCGCGATATATCAATCTCGGGGAATGGGTTACGCAGCAGCATTTTGCCACTTTTGATGGCATTAATGTGGCTCTAAGGAAATTTGATCCGGCAGTGGTTTAA
- a CDS encoding carboxypeptidase-like regulatory domain-containing protein has protein sequence MKRSLFIFLLILAGVTGFRDSYAQGEQSAIVFSGMVVGGKTTEILPGATIFIVNAGRGTLSRSDGSFTIKVFPGDSIVFGYVGFKKQYHVIPRSYNSDIYSAIVALREDVVTLSGVTIYPYSTEEEFKKAFLELKLPDQADRDALARSTDPDYINRMAAQVPNNAQTNYRYSMDQLLFGRESSANKGFATTFPFLNPFAWANFIKSVKKGDLKQKDWRKDLNAAPRENITKQDFIPPMPENEIKKNGQ, from the coding sequence ATGAAACGGAGTCTTTTTATATTTTTATTGATACTTGCAGGTGTAACTGGATTCCGGGATTCGTATGCGCAGGGTGAACAAAGTGCCATTGTATTTTCAGGGATGGTTGTAGGTGGCAAAACCACGGAGATTTTGCCTGGTGCCACAATTTTTATTGTAAATGCGGGCAGAGGAACATTGTCCAGAAGTGACGGTTCTTTTACGATCAAGGTTTTTCCTGGGGATAGCATTGTTTTTGGTTATGTGGGTTTCAAAAAGCAATACCACGTTATCCCAAGAAGCTATAATTCAGATATTTACTCCGCAATCGTAGCATTGCGGGAAGATGTGGTGACGCTTTCAGGTGTGACCATTTACCCTTATTCTACGGAAGAGGAATTTAAGAAGGCATTCCTCGAATTGAAGCTGCCCGATCAGGCGGACCGCGATGCACTCGCGAGAAGCACAGATCCTGACTACATTAACAGAATGGCGGCGCAGGTTCCTAATAATGCGCAAACCAATTACCGTTATTCGATGGATCAGCTCCTCTTCGGGCGTGAATCATCGGCAAATAAAGGTTTTGCAACCACATTCCCTTTCCTGAACCCATTTGCCTGGGCCAATTTTATCAAATCAGTGAAAAAAGGTGATTTGAAACAAAAAGATTGGAGAAAAGACCTGAATGCGGCTCCCCGCGAGAACATTACCAAGCAGGATTTTATCCCGCCAATGCCTGAAAATGAGATTAAGAAAAACGGCCAGTAA
- a CDS encoding exodeoxyribonuclease III, which produces MKILTYNLNGIRAALRNGLIEWLSTISADVLCFQEVKATPDVVDLSGLEVLGYELVGWHAAEKKGYSGVAIFSKIQPDMVSAGCAIPTYDAEGRILRADFGDITILNCYFPSGTSGEIRQGVKMQFLGDFFDWVTELRKERPNLIICGDYNIAHNEIDIHDPVRNKKMSGFLPEEREWMTKWFGNGYTDAFRFKNPELREYSWWTYRAGARGNNKGWRIDYISVADSIKDRIISSRQFNDAVHSDHCPVWLEIESPYSRSDS; this is translated from the coding sequence ATGAAAATACTTACCTATAACCTCAATGGAATCCGGGCTGCATTGCGGAATGGTTTGATAGAATGGTTAAGCACGATTTCTGCGGACGTTTTATGTTTTCAGGAAGTGAAAGCAACGCCCGATGTTGTGGATCTTTCCGGTCTTGAAGTACTGGGTTATGAGCTGGTGGGCTGGCATGCGGCTGAGAAAAAGGGTTACAGCGGGGTCGCTATTTTCTCAAAAATCCAGCCCGACATGGTCTCCGCAGGTTGTGCTATTCCCACCTATGATGCGGAGGGCCGGATCTTACGGGCAGACTTCGGCGATATCACCATTTTGAACTGCTACTTTCCGTCCGGAACGAGCGGAGAAATTCGCCAGGGTGTGAAAATGCAGTTTTTAGGAGACTTTTTCGATTGGGTTACGGAATTAAGAAAAGAGCGTCCTAACCTGATCATTTGCGGCGATTACAACATTGCGCATAACGAAATTGACATTCATGATCCGGTCAGGAATAAGAAAATGTCCGGTTTCCTGCCAGAGGAAAGAGAATGGATGACCAAGTGGTTTGGTAATGGTTATACAGATGCATTCCGTTTCAAAAATCCCGAACTCCGGGAATATTCCTGGTGGACTTACCGCGCAGGCGCACGTGGCAACAACAAAGGCTGGCGCATTGATTACATTTCAGTGGCGGATAGCATTAAAGACCGGATCATTTCGAGCCGGCAATTCAATGACGCCGTCCATTCGGATCATTGTCCGGTGTGGTTAGAAATTGAATCGCCATATTCACGGAGCGACTCATAA
- a CDS encoding pseudouridine synthase, translated as MFRYFFIYKPFGMLSQFTREGDHLTLADLGFEFPKDIYPVGRLDADSEGLLLLTNDNFLKTKVLDPKNKHSKTYYAQVEGVITEEACEMLRSGVQISINGKKHLTLPAKVDAIDEPSLPERNPPIRFRQNIPVSWVSISIGEGKNRQVRRMTAAAGFPTLRLVRWSIGKISLADKTGEFPKPGDVWEVTAKDVRRVYD; from the coding sequence TTGTTCCGTTACTTCTTTATTTACAAGCCGTTTGGAATGCTTTCCCAGTTTACGCGGGAAGGTGACCATTTAACGCTTGCGGATCTGGGTTTCGAGTTTCCTAAAGACATTTATCCGGTTGGTCGTCTAGACGCCGATAGCGAGGGATTGTTGTTGTTAACCAATGATAATTTTCTCAAAACAAAGGTGTTAGATCCCAAAAACAAGCATTCCAAGACTTATTACGCGCAGGTTGAAGGCGTCATAACGGAAGAAGCCTGTGAAATGCTTCGCAGCGGTGTGCAAATTTCTATTAACGGCAAAAAACACCTGACGCTCCCTGCGAAGGTCGATGCAATTGACGAACCTTCACTTCCCGAGCGCAACCCGCCGATCCGTTTTCGACAGAACATTCCCGTTTCCTGGGTTTCCATCTCCATAGGTGAGGGCAAAAACAGGCAGGTAAGGCGCATGACCGCCGCCGCCGGTTTCCCGACATTAAGACTCGTGCGCTGGTCAATTGGTAAAATTTCTCTTGCTGATAAAACAGGCGAATTTCCTAAACCAGGGGACGTATGGGAAGTTACGGCCAAAGACGTGCGCCGCGTGTACGACTGA